One window of the Dioscorea cayenensis subsp. rotundata cultivar TDr96_F1 unplaced genomic scaffold, TDr96_F1_v2_PseudoChromosome.rev07_lg8_w22 25.fasta BLBR01000043.1, whole genome shotgun sequence genome contains the following:
- the LOC120253329 gene encoding crocetin glucosyltransferase 3-like has translation MIKDDHCPVCIIADLFYGWTVNTAKIHNIFHATYMPTGAIGSAFLFSMMKHLPHTKTEAMEFNLPGFPSSFRLHRTQLPGPLRSDDGSDEVSIFFRKKIELSSLSDAFLCNTVKEVETLGLQALRWNAGDVPVLGEEFESCVQWLGSRSPCSVIYILFGSENNISASQMMALIQNLKEKRVAADALASDKSSVNGFSLSRFCAVKSLSESVK, from the exons ATGATCAAAGATGATCATTGTCCAGTTTGCATCATTGCTGATCTCTTCTATGGTTGGACTGTAAACACTGCAAAAATTCACAATATCTTCCATGCTACCTACATGCCTACAGGAGCAATTGGCTCTGCGTTCTTGTTCTCTATGATGAAGCATCTCCCACACACCAAGACAGAGGCCATGGAGTTCAATCTCCCCGGCTTCCCGTCATCTTTCCGTCTTCACCGAACTCAGCTTCCAGGTCCTTTGAGATCTGATGATGGTTCTGATGAAGTGTCTATCTTTTTCCGAAAGAAAATAGAGCTCTCATCCCTTTCTGACGCATTTCTTTGCAACACTGTGAAGGAGGTTGAAACCCTGGGGTTGCAGGCTCTCCGGTGGAACGCCGGGGATGTTCCTGT GTTAGGGGAAGAGTTTGAGTCTTGTGTTCAATGGCTTGGTAGTCGGTCTCCTTGTTCAGTCATCTACATATTGTTTGGCTCAGAGAACAACATATCAGCATCTCAAATGATGGCACTT atccaaaatttaaaagaaaaacgcGTCGCAGCAGACGCCTTGGCCAGTGACAAAAGCAGCGTCAATGGCTTTTCTTTATCACGGTTTTGCGCGGTGAAAAGTTTAAGCGAGTCTGTCAAATGA